One stretch of Micromonospora echinospora DNA includes these proteins:
- a CDS encoding oxidoreductase, with the protein MTTDPLAPLLALADVALAVEQARDRVDQAHRHRALRRQGGQVAAEVSLRSAVASAALEGRDHDREEVRAGTVTDPVLQGALRVAGALPGLSDLWPKAPRQVLARLHVLAARDVVTEEELGRPVADPVVAARLDGLAALVAGGTKVPPLVLAAVVHGELLNLRPFPGPSGVVARAAARLVLISTGFDPRGLVAVDVGHREREPEYVGAAGAFATGTPDGLRSWLRHYMTAVEVGADQITLIGDEILAAS; encoded by the coding sequence GTGACCACCGATCCGCTCGCCCCGCTGCTCGCGCTCGCCGACGTCGCCCTCGCCGTCGAGCAGGCCCGCGACCGGGTCGACCAGGCCCACCGGCACCGCGCGCTGCGCCGCCAGGGCGGCCAGGTCGCCGCCGAGGTCAGCCTCCGCTCCGCCGTGGCCAGCGCAGCGCTGGAGGGCCGCGACCACGACCGCGAGGAGGTACGCGCCGGCACGGTCACCGACCCGGTGCTGCAGGGCGCGCTGCGGGTGGCCGGAGCGCTCCCCGGGCTCAGCGACCTCTGGCCCAAGGCGCCCCGGCAGGTGCTGGCCCGGCTGCACGTGCTCGCCGCCCGTGACGTGGTGACCGAGGAGGAACTGGGCCGGCCGGTCGCCGACCCGGTGGTCGCGGCCCGCCTCGACGGCCTCGCCGCCCTGGTCGCAGGCGGCACAAAGGTCCCACCGCTGGTGCTGGCCGCCGTCGTACACGGCGAGCTGCTGAACCTGCGCCCGTTCCCCGGCCCGTCCGGGGTGGTGGCCCGGGCCGCCGCCCGGCTGGTGCTGATCTCCACCGGGTTCGACCCACGCGGGCTGGTCGCGGTGGACGTCGGTCACCGCGAGCGCGAACCCGAGTACGTGGGCGCGGCCGGCGCGTTCGCCACCGGCACGCCCGACGGCCTGCGCTCCTGGCTGCGGCACTACATGACGGCCGTGGAGGTCGGCGCCGACCAGATCACGCTCATCGGCGACGAGATCCTCGCCGCGTCCTGA
- a CDS encoding HAD family hydrolase — protein MGRSAAFFDLDKTVIAKSSALAFGRPFYRDGLITRRDVVKSAYAQLMFRLGGTDEQTMARTRDYLATLCKGWPVEQVRQIVAETLHELINPYVYAEAAALIEEHQAAGRDVVLVSASGDEMVRPIGELLGITDVIATRMGVVDGRYSGEVEFYAAGPSKVEAVSELALERDYDLSDSYAYSDSYSDRPLLECVGHPTVVNPDRALRKLAVENSWPVLEFRHPIPLGRRLRERPAVPVAAAALGVGVGVAIGIAWYGRHRRTRATAPTA, from the coding sequence GTGGGCCGCAGCGCCGCTTTCTTCGATCTCGACAAGACCGTCATCGCCAAATCGAGCGCCCTGGCATTCGGTCGGCCGTTCTACCGGGACGGGCTGATCACTCGGCGTGACGTGGTCAAGTCGGCGTACGCGCAGTTGATGTTCCGGCTGGGCGGCACCGACGAGCAGACCATGGCCCGCACCCGGGACTACCTGGCCACACTCTGCAAGGGCTGGCCGGTGGAACAGGTCCGCCAGATCGTCGCGGAGACGCTGCACGAGCTGATCAACCCCTATGTGTACGCCGAAGCGGCCGCTCTCATCGAGGAGCACCAGGCCGCCGGCCGGGACGTGGTGCTGGTCTCCGCGTCGGGTGACGAGATGGTCCGGCCGATCGGCGAGCTGCTCGGGATCACCGATGTGATCGCCACCCGCATGGGTGTGGTGGACGGCCGTTACAGCGGTGAGGTCGAGTTCTACGCCGCCGGTCCGAGCAAGGTCGAGGCGGTCAGCGAACTGGCCCTGGAACGGGACTACGACCTCAGCGACTCGTACGCGTACTCCGACTCGTACTCGGATCGGCCGCTGCTGGAGTGCGTGGGGCACCCGACGGTGGTCAACCCGGACCGGGCGCTGCGCAAGCTTGCGGTGGAGAACTCGTGGCCGGTGCTGGAGTTCCGGCACCCGATTCCGCTGGGCCGCCGCCTGCGTGAGCGGCCGGCCGTGCCGGTCGCGGCGGCGGCGCTCGGTGTGGGGGTCGGCGTGGCCATCGGCATCGCCTGGTACGGCCGGCACCGCCGCACCCGCGCCACCGCACCCACCGCCTGA
- a CDS encoding DUF6928 family protein, translating into MIVGSGRSDVGAKTALLAFTDGDIRPALRGARQSERADAEALVRRVHPGYVVEPADDDTLLDGVYPPDGVTYATVLAGAELYCDRRLVLDRPSELPEHLRLAGAGRRIIMHGMHSAVDWLGFAVWEDGVLVRSLSLSPGSGIQENIGEPYDFELPYWTGEHSVEPVPGWHDQDPYPLPFHPLDLGEEALRALFGFIIEGRPSPDDIDPDDVHLHGFHATDPSVDARAAREAAHAEALRTMGPPRMYRMGPDGTMREVSS; encoded by the coding sequence ATGATCGTCGGGAGCGGAAGGAGCGACGTGGGCGCGAAAACGGCACTGCTGGCGTTTACTGACGGCGACATTCGTCCGGCGCTGCGGGGCGCCAGGCAATCGGAGCGAGCCGACGCCGAGGCGTTGGTGCGTCGAGTCCACCCCGGCTACGTCGTCGAGCCCGCCGATGACGACACCTTGCTCGACGGCGTCTACCCGCCGGACGGCGTCACGTACGCCACCGTGCTGGCCGGGGCGGAGCTGTACTGCGACCGACGGCTCGTGCTCGACCGCCCGTCTGAGCTGCCGGAGCACCTGCGCCTGGCCGGAGCAGGCCGGCGAATCATCATGCACGGGATGCACTCGGCCGTGGACTGGCTCGGCTTCGCGGTGTGGGAGGACGGCGTGCTGGTCAGATCACTGAGTCTGTCGCCCGGCAGCGGCATCCAGGAGAACATCGGCGAGCCGTACGACTTCGAGTTGCCGTACTGGACCGGTGAGCATTCCGTCGAGCCGGTCCCGGGCTGGCACGACCAGGACCCGTACCCGCTGCCGTTTCATCCCCTCGACCTTGGCGAGGAAGCGTTGCGTGCGCTGTTCGGTTTCATCATCGAGGGCCGTCCGTCGCCCGACGACATCGACCCTGACGACGTGCATCTGCACGGCTTTCACGCGACCGATCCGTCCGTTGACGCGCGGGCCGCGCGCGAGGCCGCCCATGCGGAGGCACTGCGGACCATGGGGCCACCGAGGATGTACCGCATGGGTCCGGACGGAACGATGCGCGAGGTCAGCTCCTGA